The Nerophis ophidion isolate RoL-2023_Sa unplaced genomic scaffold, RoL_Noph_v1.0 HiC_scaffold_486, whole genome shotgun sequence genomic interval tgtttgaattATTATCCTCTCTGTCGTTTAGTTCATCACTGTCAAATCCTTTTTATATTTCAAAACTTTCATTTTCATACATATCTTAtggagggggaggaggaggaataaattgttttaaatttttaGGATTCTGACTACTGTTACTGCTGAAATTGCTATTTAGAGGAGGTAATAAAGCACTACCCTTTTTAAGTGATGATCTCAACTCACTACTCTTATCAAGTAATGACTTTTTGGAAAAAGGATTCATTcctttttcaatatttttagcATTATGAAAACTACTTGATTAAATATGAGCTCTTGTAGTTTAATTCTAAGAAACTAATTCATCCCTGCTTTGTTATTTTGTATGAATTCTACCCTCAGTATTTGACTCTAAACCATAATAATTTTCTTTCTTGTCAGCCTTTTACTCTTAAACACAGCTTAATTTTTCATCTCTTCTTATTCTTCTTGACTTTCTTGACTGTTTTCCTTGTCAATTTATTTAACGCAGCTTTAGCATCTTAATCTTATTTCTAATGCAAATAGTTTGATAAGATATAATCTGAGTATTTCATCTCCTTCAATTTATCAATGTGGTCTGTCGCATCCTCTCTCTCCATCCAATTAATATTTTAATCTTACACcttaaattaaaattattttattctACTCTTCCTCTGAGTTGCGGGATTATAACTCCTGTAATCTTTTCTATATAATGTTTCTCTGAATAATTTGATAAACTTGTGTTTTATAAATTCTCCCCATCACTGGCAACAGATTTATTCTGtaaatcaacataaacatatTTGAATATAAATTGCCAACATTTATTGAACTTATTTGTGCTGTTTAATTTATAATGTTTGACAATGCACCATAGTATTAAAGCGATTAACAACAGAATAAATATTGTTATAAATGAGGAAATTAATGATGCACGAGATATTTGTGAATGGAAGTAAATATTGGTGAAGAGATAGAGAAATAGTCCAATGAAAATAACAAGTATTGTCGCTCTTATTAATCCATCTGATAAAAATTTTGGTTTTCCAAAGTGTCGCAGGAACATATACTAGTACTGGTTAATAAAAATATTGATAATTACCATTTCGATATAATGCAGTAACCATAACCCTAAAGTCGCCATTAATCCACCAATTGGAAAAATAGGTAAATAAAACATCATTAGTAAGTAAGCTAGTAAAAAATCTGCATACTTTTAAGCCATTCTTGGCTTTACTCCTGCGAATATTTCTTGAGCTTGTTCTTGAGTGAGATTACAATCTGGTCCTTGATTTCGGATATATCTTTTGTGAAAGTATTTTATTACAAATCTAATGTCAAGGAAACTGAGAAAAGGATCTATGAAGGTAATAGCAATGAACACTGTCATGATCTCATTTATTAACCCTCCTGATATAAAATACTCACTTGGCCGAATATGAATAAAAAACGGAACCAAAGCAGTGTTTACAAATGTAGCTAGTAGGTATCGAAACATCAATGATACTTCAAATTCTGTTTAAGTGTGATGCTTTTATTCTTTTGAAAGATTGAACATAATAATTTTTATTAGTTTATTCACTAGAATTAGAAGGATTGAAGAGAATAAGCTCAAAATAAAGCTCTAAATTTTAAATTATCATTTGTTATACTTACTGAATTTAATCTAGATATACCCCAATTTCCTAGACCACTAAGAACTAGGACAACTCCTGTCACTCCCCACAATAAGAAAAATTTACAGACCgaaaattttacatttaaattttCCCATATTATCTCCTACGGCCCTGGTGCACTCTTTATCGTGATTTTCATCTTTCCAAGACGAAGATAGTGTGGACGGCAGAAATAATCAAATAACCTCTCTAGCATTTGTTCGCTATTAACTCCGAATCTTCCTTTTTATTAAATGTTACGATTGCGATACCTAAACGCTCTAGCTTTTTAGAAAATTCTTCTTCATATTTAACATCTTAAAAATGACTGATACTGAGGAGCATTTcctttaatttagtgttaatcTCTTCTTAAGATGGATAGAAGAGCGGTTTAAAACACAAAAATGCAGACCTTTTCATCGGTAGTTAATCTTTTTATTGCTAATTTAATTCTCTTTCATTATATTTCATCACCCGATATTGCTGTCTAAACATATAACGCCGAACAACTCTCCTTTCGCGATCCACAGACTTCAATTTCTTAATAAGAGTTAAGAGTTATTCCATATTATACGTATAATCTATCCTATTTACAGTACAATCTGGAAAATTGCCAGTGAAATGATCAACTAATTCAATTAGTGATAAATTAAGGCTTTAGCCCTTTTACAATAACAGCATAGCTTTTTGGATCATCTCGTTAGAGttaattttttcttaatttatGAAAAATTGTTGTTCTTGTTCGATTCCAAATGAAGTATAGAACAATGCAAAAAATTGAATGAAATAATGAACTGAAAACTGCATGAACATTGGATGCTAAAAATATTATTACATTGACATTAAAATTGGAATACCATTTCCCAGAGCAACAATTTAATAATCAGATTAATCATTAGTTGCGAAGTTAATCAAAGACATCAAaaagcaaaatattgctaatggAATTGATATTTTCAAGATAATTTTAAACGATTTTGAGTATTAGTaaattgtttttgatgaatatCTTAGATTTTTTGCACGTTGATAGTAGCATTTCAATTTAAACCTCCCAGGGTTCTAccgaaattaataaaaaatgaaattacAATTGGTTAATGGCAGCATGTACATCGCTGAGTTTAATCTACAACTTTCTAGAGATCATGGAATTTCGATGCCTATTGATGCTCATCATAAAAGCGTTTATAGGGAGGAACTCTTAAAGGCTGATATTCTATAAAGAAATGAATAAGTAAAACTGATTAGCCTACATTTTACTCCGTTTTTATCTTAAAACTCCCATAAAGTTCGTAGCTTTTAATAATCTAATTCATTCATCGCATCCTGATCTTCGTTGTTGAGTTTGTCCTACTCTTCTGAAATTAATGAAATATTTTTATTGTCTTCTTCACAAGCATCGTTTTATGGATGAACACTCCTGATGTTTGACTTCATTTAAAGATTTtatattcaaattatattttaaaaatattcacatgtaaataaaacaatatattttgaAGACTTTTAATTAATTAAGATaatgatttttattattatctgTGTGACCTCAAGATGCAAGAATTTCCTTTTTCAATTTATTTGCGAAATCGCTCTCATCTTCTTAGTCATCCCAGTCTTCCAccctaaaaaaaatgatttagttTGAACGAGAAATACCATGGCTTTTCTTCTTAATTCAGTTTGGCGTCAGATTCCAGCTTAGCAAGCACTTCGATCTCTATAAGGAGAATAAATTTGAGAATATATTACCTTGGTTCTCAAATTCTTCAAATTCATCATCATCTTAGACAATTTAGATTTTCGATTGACCATTATCAACTTCTTATTCTACCTTTTTAGCCTCTTCTCCTTTGTTTTCTTATTTGGGATCGATATTCTTTACAGGtgccatttttaaatatttatattaaattattataaaaagaatagttaaaagaaatttaatatttataaaaaatgccTCTGTATGGGATAGGAACAGATATCGTAAGAATTTCAAGAATCGCTAAGATATTAGCAAATTCCAaaattaaataaagatttctgttTAAAGTTCTCCATCCATTTGAAATAGAAATGCTAAAAAAGTGAGAAGgaaatgaaaaaaagataaatgagTTCGTAGCTTCAAGGTGTGTGTTAAAGAGGCAGTAGTCAAAGCATCTGGGGATAAATCTCTAGTTTTTTCCAAAATGCGAATATAAAAATCTTAAACAGGttagattttctttaaaaaataataaattcgaAGTTATTTAGGCAAACCTTTCCTAAAATTTGATCCTTAAAATCAAGAAAAACTCAAAAAAATTGGAATTCAAAAATAATTCGTCTCTATTAGTCATGAAGATTAATACACAGTATCAGTGGTTGCTTTATAAACATGAAATTGAAATATTAAAAATACTTTATTATCTTaactaatttaatttattttaattaataaaaaagatGACAGAAGAACTCAAATAAACTCTAAAAAATAAGCTTTCCAGACTTCATTAAATATTTAAACGAATAGTGAGAGAAAAAGATGACACGAAAAGAGACTTcttaatatattttttccttactTGATAATTACCAGAAATTAAAATGAGTGTATAAGATTATTTAAAGAGAATTGAAAATACCATTTAAATTTCTAATATTCAGAATCAATTGTAATTTCAGGATTAAAATAAGTAATCGCAAACGGAAAGTGTGGTATAAGTTATCAATTAAGCTCAGAATTAATTAATTTCTAATATTGATATGCTTGCTCTGTTTAAAAATCATCCAAATTTGATGCCATATATCAATCATAATAAGAAAATAACCAGATTCTCTTTAAATTGATAAAGTAGCAAGAAAGTTTCTAATAAAGTGAATATTGAATAATTATTTGAATCAGCTGCGAGGCTTAGAGACACTATGCCTTTTTAAGGAATTCTTAATTTAGAGAAGTGTAATCCTATTCAAACAATTAACATGGAAAGTAGTATTCTACATAATTAGTATAATGGTTAGAATTTATATATTTTAAGGTTATGATTTAGTTGAGAGAAGAGTAAAAAAAGCCCCAAAATTTCTCCTGGTTAAGGAGATCAAATATCTCAAGGGCGATAAATATCAATTTGGTCAACAGATTATGATTCCTTCGTCAGATATTCTCTTGATTAATCTATACCATCGTTTTATTTTGGTGATATTGTAAGTTCATTAAATTTTTAAATTCCAAAATTATCATAGTATGACTCTAAAAACaagccaaaaatataaaaatcatgCTATCTCAAATGTGTAGCATGTAAAAATGGTCTACTTGATAGTTAAATAGTCTCAATTTTTTATCAATTATAAGGACAATAAGCAATTGGAACGAAAGAAATCTATTCAAAAAGAGCTGGAGAAGCGAAACAATAGGAAAATTTTGTTACTCGACCAGTTGGTCCTCAAGGTCGTTCTAACAATCTAGATCTAGGATTAAGTCTCCATACGCCGAGTCTTGGGGAAGGAACTCCCGCTCAAACTCCTGGAGTTTATTCATCTTATAAAACTCCAAATACCCCTGGAGCATCTTCATCTTATTATAGACCTAATCAAAGAAGAGAATCATCAACTTCATttagaagtaataataattacGATGATGATTTAGATGATGATATTAATGTttgatgaatattttttttatattttataaattgaaAAATTGTTCGGTTCACTCAAAATTATAAATTTATCCTCTGTTGATGTCTGATTTTACCTAATCAGAAGATACCTGAGAGTCTCTTTCATTTCTTTAGCATACTTATAGAAAATGGTTTCAGGTTTATTATAGGTCATTGCGTTTTCAAATATTTGATTCATATCTTTGGAAAATTCTTCTATATTGGAGTAAAACTTTTTCTTCAGTCTTTATTCCACCTTCCCGAGCCACATTGGATTTGATATGACTGAATAGTAATCAGGTGCCTATTACTTTTTTACAGCTTATAAAAATGGCCACATTGAATCTGATTTCCttagtttttaaataatttcttttGCTTTATCTTAAAATGGtcgatttttttaattatttaacctGCGTTGATATTCTTCCTATTCCCAACCAGCTTCTTGAATTCCTTCAATttcattaaattttatttttcctcctcctttttattcttattgttgttACTCTGCAAGTTTTTTAATTTGATAAGGTTTTTCTGCAAATCCACTCAATTCATAAACATAATTGAGTAGATTTTATCTCTGCTAAGTAAGCACCTTGCTTATTTAATTGAAATTAATATTTGTATCTAGATAGCATTCCATTAAAGTGCCATTTTCATAATCTTTGATGTAATTTCTATAGCGTGATTTCGGTAGTCAAATAGTAGATGAAAAACCATTTTTTTGGAAGTAATCAGTCGCCATATTGTCTGCATAAGTCATAAAAAACTCAACACCTTTAGTTTTAGCATAGCTCTTTAGTTTATTCATCAATCGAGTGCCAAATCCTTTCACTTGCTGCTAAGAGTCAATTGCCAAAAACACGACCTCGCAtaactttttattaaaaaatggtcTATAGACACATCCCCCGATGACTTGTTTAGTTAAACTCCCGTCATCAGCATAGCATTTTTTGATGATTATCATAGATTCATGTTATCTGTCAAAAATAATGCGAACTATATATTATTTAGGCATTTTCGGGAGTTGCCTTGCTATTATTGATTTTAGACAGATCAGTCTCTTGATGTTTTCGATATAATTAGGATTTCTATTTTTAGGTTTAGAATCAATTTTATACTTACTTTGTGTCAATATTGTTAGAAATTACATGAAATTGTACATCTCCTGCCTCTTATTTTGCTAATATTGATGAGTCTCTTTTAAAAAATCCAAGCCCGGTCTATCAGAAATGTGATTACACGTATTATGAATATTTACCTATCCAACTTATTTTTCCTCCTCTAAGAATTTCTTCTTTTATTATTGAAATTGGTTTCGTTTATTTTCATGAAAATCTTTTGAGTTTGTAAGAATACTTGGTTAAGCCATTATTAGAGCGTCAATATGGAATATTGTCTTCGCAGATATTTTAATATAGAATCAATTTAAAAATTATTAATTCTAAAGAATATATCctttacatgtaaaatctcccATACAAAAAATTTAGGGAGATAAATTATtagaatttttaaaataaataattttatacAAATAATTCAATTGTTTCatttgttgcttccttatttatTCAATTTCgatattttttcttcatcttcaatAACGATATCTTATTGTTCCATTTTAGCATCCTTCGGAAGATTAGCAAAATGATGATTAACTTCTCGATGTACGCATTAATCAGCTCTAATAGCTAGGATCACTTCCCTCATTGTCGCGTCTGCAGGTAGATGCCAGTATTCTATGGCCTTTTTGCTAGCAGGTGTTTCTTTCCATTTTTTTAACTTCCCGTTTTCAATtgattatacacatttactataTGTATTGACTGCTTCTTCTTATAAATATCCAACAAATCTATGCGACATTTTCGAAGATAACATATACATGAGTCCAAAACCCCAAAAGAAGGCACCTTGAGTGAGAAAGATCGCAGTTTTAAACATAGGACCTGGTTCTTTTAATTACAAAGCTGTGAATAAATGCATTCGTTAATTTTCAGCCTCTTATAATAAATGATGAATCCATCCGCCATCATGCTCCATGGTTCTCAATGACCTTAGATGTCTCATCATACCACCTACAAGCCCTGGAACTCCAGCTACAGTCTCAAGAAATATGATTCGATTTAGCCACTCTTTTTCAGTCATAGTTTTAGGGTCGTACATGCTGAAGAAATCAAAAGATGATCGAACTATTTTAATCATATAATATGCGAGCCGATCTCTCATATTTTTGGGTTAGTAATGtgaaactttaacattttttatATCTGTTAGTGAATAGACTGGATGAGCAAGTCTATAACTCTTTGGGTCAAGCAAATATTTATGTTTTGGTAATTTGTCTTTCAAAAGAGAAAACCTCCTCAATGATGGTAAAAACATACTAATTATAGGCTGttgattaaaaattaaaaatattaaataaaaaataaaaaataaaaaataaaaaataaaaaataaaagttaaaaataaaaatacttgaataaTACCATTTAAATATCTCTCTTTGTTAGTATTaactcattttattttttttaattttgtgtaTATTACtactctctctttttttttaggattcGACTGCTTTTTTAGTGATCCTCTATACTCCGAGATTAAATTCTATTCTATGATCCCTGGAATATTCTTTGTTGATTtatttctctctctttcttttaTTATTGGAAATTAATTTAACCCAATAAAATGATAattttcatcttcttcttcttattcttcttaaAATTTTACACTTTCGAATGAATTTGATAGTGAATTTAGTtcaatgttgttgttattgttaataatatgTCTTGGATTAGGAGATAAACTTCTCTTTGGTTCAATTTTTAAATCTACATCAGCTTAGTATTGTAATTTAGCCCTTTCATTAGCAATTTTATTGTATTTCATCAATAGTGGTGGTagtgattactttttaatgaaatttcttctatttatttatttaaatcgaTTGTCATAATAATTTGAACACCATTTGCTATCTTAATTGTATTAACGGCGATCACTCTAATGAGAAAGAATTTTATGTGATGTTTTATTTGATGTCGTGGAAGGGATTGTTCGAAAATTTTTAATGAGCCAGAATGGAATCTTTAGAGGTATTATTTATTTCGGTTTCTATCTTGTGTTTTAGGCTTTATTCTTTTTAACTTATTCCCTTTTTAATTTAAGAAGCTTCATTTTTAATTAAACTTGATCATTTAAAGAGGACTAATACTTTCCACTTTGAGCTTCTTTCTATCATTTTAATAAAACTAATTCTTCATACTTTTACTTTACATTTCTAATAGGAGAAGCAGAATCTTCTTAAAATTGGAAAAACCTGCTTGATGATTCGATAAAGTTGTTGTCAATCAAAGTTTTATGATCTGAAATTAAATTACTGCTACTTCCAGATTTATAATGAGAATTTCTTTAAATTCCTGATTTTATCTTTGTATATTAACTAATTATATTGCTATGTTGGGGTGCATAATTTCCAAATCCTTGATAATAAGTTGCGTTATAATTAGCTTTTcgatttatttctttattttgagcattttattaaataaattgctAACGCATCTTTGCTAAGGCTTCTTATGGGTTTGAAAGTCGTTTCATTTTTAAACTATGGATGCTTtattgaggaggaggaggaggggatgGACTCTGCAATTTGCTataataaatatttgaattttaATTTGGAGTGAATAAGCATCTTTAAGATTTTATGTTCCTAAGCAATTCTATATTATTTTGATGGTTATTTGCACCTAAATTTGTTTGAAACTAATTTCTTCAATATTTATAGTAGTTCTATCCATTTGAAAAGTAAGAATCTCATGATTACTTGTTCGGGATTCGAATTGACTGTGGAGAAGAGAAGTATTATTTTTAATCCAATAGCATCTTTTTCTGGTTATTTTTTAACGAAATTTTACTCTTTGACTTACTCAttctttataaataaataaataaataatttaaaaattgtattcaaaGAATTGAAAATTATAAGTATAATAGGATCAAGTTCCTTTTACTTTATTATTAGCAGCCTCTACTATTGTTCTAAAACCAGGCTTCAAACTCGCTCCTCCCACTAAAAATCCATCGATATCATCCTAATCGATGAGGTTGATACAATTTTTATCATTCACAGATCCTATTTACTAATAAGATGATATTTGATTACCTCCATAAATCACGCGCATTTCTGCTGCTGTCGCTTCATTAACATTGGTATTAAACCAACTTCTAATGTGAGCATGAACTTACTAAGCCTATTCTGGGCTAGCAACTTTCCCAGTTCCAATAGCCCACACCGGCTCATAAGCAATAACAACATTATTCCATGTTCCTATTGACTCTTTAACCGCATCCAGTTGTGACGTAACTACCTCAAAAGTTTTTTAAGCTTCACGTTCTTCTAACTTTTATCCAATGCATAGAATAATACTAATCTCATTATTTTGAGCTTGTTTACACTTCTCAGCAATTTGCTATTGAAAGAATAAAAAATTGAGCTAAATTTTACTTCATTAGTTTCACCGAAGAGATGTCTTCTCTCTGAATGCCCAATCAATGTCCATTTTATTCCAAAATCTTTTAACTGTTCAGCAGTAACTTCTCCTGTGAAGGCTCCATTCGATTGAGTGCTCACATTTTGAGAAGAAATGGCTACTTTGTCCATGACTAATGCTTTCATAAGTGGGATATGAAGAGAGATAGGGGCGATAACCACATctaatttaaaatattattttgttttcttaaatACAAATTACCTAAAAGAGCCTTTTCAAATACCAATGTATTTAGCATATTTGCAGAAATATCTTTAACAAAATCAACAGTTCCGTTTGATTTCCAGTTTCCTCCTACAAAATATCTACGAGATGTTGCCTGCATGATACACACTTTAAAGATAAAAGAATATTATAATAACTGGAATATAaaattcattaaatgtatttaaatccaatctattaaaaaatatatagtagAATAATCCAAATATCATTCAGTACAAATTATCAATATTGAAACGTTAGCTCATAACATCATTTCTTCGATGAAATATTGGAATTtaaaatttattattattgttatccaCCCGAATCTCTTCAAAGGAGTTTGATCTTTTATGAatttttctattctattttttctCTCTTCTTTCTTTATATTCTTCAAGGATTTACAACTTTCTAATTTAGACCTTAGCTTTTTTAcgtttttatatccttttttgaCACGATACTATAATGCTATCGATTATCATTAAGATGAAATTTGATCCATAGAATGTAACAAAGAGACCTATTTCTACATATCCATGCACTAAAAGTTATTCATTAGTTATATCTGGATAGAGTAAACGCGAATAATGCACTGCTTGCATTGTAAGCAAAATAATATTAGAGCAAATATACTATGCATTTATCAAATTAGAATTGAAGAAGCGAATAGCAATTATTAGAATTAAATATATTGATTGTTGAGATAATATACAAATTGCCTACAAATTCACATTACTTTCTGTTAAAATcaccaaaacaataaaaattattcGATGAAATAGAACAAAAGGAATAAATAATGACCTAAAAAAGTTGTTTTCATCGCTTGGTTTCAAATTATTATAGAGTCCTCCATACTTTGATTTAAAATCAGTTTAATTAAACTTAAATCTTTGATGAATTAATAGCTACATCAACTAAAAAACGAATACAAAAAATAAACCTCCGATTAATATTGAAGAAAATGTAGATATTATAGAAAACCATGAATGTAAATTGATGTTTTGAAACTACCAAATTGCTGCCAAAATTACTCTCAtgaagttaaaaataaaaatttttatcAACCCATTCCAAAATAGACTCTAGATCAATTTCTACCCCATCTTTTTTAAGCATTTTGATTTGCAACATTTCATTAAGcacaatgcaaaaagagcaattatTGAAGGAAATATAAAAAGACCTGCCATTTCCATAGGTACCTATAATAGAAACTCCTCTcctgtgattttttatttttaaagaggAGTTTATAACAAATCAGAGCtttgatatttttaaaaaaatggaatCTTTTTTAGGATATCTTTATATAGAATAGATATGTCAAGACTTTCAATTAGCATTTTAAAatttggaggaagaggaagactcaATTAAGGCATAAAGATAACCATTTCAGCTACAAGAAAAAAATTCCAAACAATTTCAATTCTACCAAACTGAAGGATCTGATTAAGTACAGTGAATGATATTCCTACAATTGATGAATAGGCTAGACTCTCCCCTCCAGCTTTGAtagttttaatttattatttgctTAAGTATATAAATGAAGGACTAGTTATAGAAtaattgacaaaatctttttAGTAGCCATCTTTTCCTATTAGAGTTGTGGTATTAGTTTTAGATATTAAAAATTTTTAGTTTCCATTCAAACTACGTTCAACctgaatttaaatatttaatcctGAAAAAGTTTAGATTTAATTTGAATTAGCTTTTTTAATGAAGGAAACTTTTTCAATGTTAAAGGACAATTATTATTCACTCTGATCATTACTATTATTTGATCAAATTAATTTGATTAAAATTATTTCATTTTATGCTAAATTTTTAGTTTTAATGGGTATGAAAGATCAACATCAATTTTATTTACTTAAGAACTGATAACTCCATTTAATAGTGTTAAAGGTAAAATGTATCTACATCCTAAATTATTCTTTTGCATATTACATTAGTACCCATTTTAAATCTTGCATTATGAAGAGCATCCATCTCCATCTGTTAAATTTCCATCTTAGCATTAATTTACTTCTAAATATTTTCCATCGCCACAAACTTACGAGCAATTATCTATAGATTATGGATTAGTTGGATTGGTGTATAGACCTTATGTATCTTCACACTTGAAACATTTGTT includes:
- the LOC133548204 gene encoding LOW QUALITY PROTEIN: uncharacterized protein LOC133548204 (The sequence of the model RefSeq protein was modified relative to this genomic sequence to represent the inferred CDS: substituted 6 bases at 6 genomic stop codons), translated to MQATSRRYFVGGNWKSNGTVDFVKDISANMLNTLVFEKALLDVVIAPISLHIPLMKALVMDKVAISSQNVSTQSNGAFTGEVTAEQLKDFGIKWTLIGHSERRHLFGETNEQIAEKCKQAQNNEISIILCIGXKLEEREAXKTFEVVTSQLDAVKESIGTWNNVVIAYEPVWAIGTGKVASPEXAXXVHAHIRSWFNTNVNEATAAEMRVIYGGSVNDKNCINLIDXDDIDGFLVGGASLKPGFRTIVEAANNKVKGT